One region of Mugil cephalus isolate CIBA_MC_2020 chromosome 17, CIBA_Mcephalus_1.1, whole genome shotgun sequence genomic DNA includes:
- the nubpl gene encoding iron-sulfur protein NUBPL isoform X2: MSRLSYSKLSRLLRLDLLKTSASASDKKLGASSFVHNKRCQAPGEAGTFQDRQRQLMSRGLPRKKHISGVQQVIVVASGKGGVGKSTTAVNLALALMANDPSKSVGLLDADVYGPSVPKLMNLRGNPELSDSNRMIPLVNYGVPCMSMGFLVDDVSPIVWRGLMVMSALDKLLRQVDWGSLDLLVVDMPPGTGDVQLSITQNVPIAGAVIVSTPQDIALLDARRGAEMFKKVHVPVLGLVQNMSVFQCPNCLHQTHVFGADGARRLAESLDVAFLGDVPLHLNIRETSDSGQPVVVSAPDSPEADAYRKVASAVVQRLKDVSSP, encoded by the exons ATGTCTCGGCTCTCGTACAGTAAACTCTCTCGTCTCCTGAGACTCGACCTCCTCAAAACTTCCGCTTCAGCCTCAGACAAAAAACTCGGAGCTTCGAGCTTCGTTCACAACAAACGCTGCCAG GCTCCAGGTGAAGCCGGGACCTTCCAGGACAGACAGAGGCAGCTCATGTCCAGAGGCCTCCCCAGAAAGAAGCACATCTCTGGGGTCCAGCAGGTCATCGTGGTGGCGTCAGGGAAGGGGGGCGTAGGGAAGTCCACCACCGCGG TGAATCTGGCTCTGGCTCTAATGGCCAATGACCCG TCCAAGTCGGTGGGACTGCTGGACGCTGACGTCTACGGCCCGTCcgtccccaaactgatgaaccTGAGAGGAAACCCGGAGCTCAGCGACA GTAACCGGATGATCCCACTGGTCAACTACGGCGTCCCCTG CATGTCCATGGGCTTCCTGGTGGACGACGTGTCCCCCATCGTGTGGAGAGGACTGATGGTGATGTCCGCTCTGGACAAGCTGCTCCGACAG GTGGACTGGGGCTCGCTGGACCTCCTGGTGGTGGACATGCCCCCCGGGACGGGAGACGTCCAGCTGTCCATCACCCAGAACGTCCCCATAGCCG gcgCCGTCATCGTGTCCACGCCGCAGGACATCGCTCTGCTGGACGCGCGCAGAGGAGCTGAGATGTTCAAGAAGGTCCACGTCCcg gtcctgggtctggtccagAACATGAGCGTCTTCCAGTGTCCAAACTGTCTCCATCAGACTCACGTGTTCGGTGCAGACGGAGCTCGCCGTCTCGCTGAGTCTCTGGACGTCGCGTTTCTAG GAGACGTCCCCCTGCACCTGAACATCAGAGAGACGTCAGACAGTGGACAGCCGGTGGTCGTCTCCGCTCCGGACAGCCCCGAG GCCGACGCGTACAGGAAGGTGGCGTCCGCCGTCGTCCAGAGACTGAAGGACGTCTCGTCTCCGTGA
- the nubpl gene encoding iron-sulfur protein NUBPL isoform X1: MSRLSYSKLSRLLRLDLLKTSASASDKKLGASSFVHNKRCQSQAPGEAGTFQDRQRQLMSRGLPRKKHISGVQQVIVVASGKGGVGKSTTAVNLALALMANDPSKSVGLLDADVYGPSVPKLMNLRGNPELSDSNRMIPLVNYGVPCMSMGFLVDDVSPIVWRGLMVMSALDKLLRQVDWGSLDLLVVDMPPGTGDVQLSITQNVPIAGAVIVSTPQDIALLDARRGAEMFKKVHVPVLGLVQNMSVFQCPNCLHQTHVFGADGARRLAESLDVAFLGDVPLHLNIRETSDSGQPVVVSAPDSPEADAYRKVASAVVQRLKDVSSP, encoded by the exons ATGTCTCGGCTCTCGTACAGTAAACTCTCTCGTCTCCTGAGACTCGACCTCCTCAAAACTTCCGCTTCAGCCTCAGACAAAAAACTCGGAGCTTCGAGCTTCGTTCACAACAAACGCTGCCAG TCTCAGGCTCCAGGTGAAGCCGGGACCTTCCAGGACAGACAGAGGCAGCTCATGTCCAGAGGCCTCCCCAGAAAGAAGCACATCTCTGGGGTCCAGCAGGTCATCGTGGTGGCGTCAGGGAAGGGGGGCGTAGGGAAGTCCACCACCGCGG TGAATCTGGCTCTGGCTCTAATGGCCAATGACCCG TCCAAGTCGGTGGGACTGCTGGACGCTGACGTCTACGGCCCGTCcgtccccaaactgatgaaccTGAGAGGAAACCCGGAGCTCAGCGACA GTAACCGGATGATCCCACTGGTCAACTACGGCGTCCCCTG CATGTCCATGGGCTTCCTGGTGGACGACGTGTCCCCCATCGTGTGGAGAGGACTGATGGTGATGTCCGCTCTGGACAAGCTGCTCCGACAG GTGGACTGGGGCTCGCTGGACCTCCTGGTGGTGGACATGCCCCCCGGGACGGGAGACGTCCAGCTGTCCATCACCCAGAACGTCCCCATAGCCG gcgCCGTCATCGTGTCCACGCCGCAGGACATCGCTCTGCTGGACGCGCGCAGAGGAGCTGAGATGTTCAAGAAGGTCCACGTCCcg gtcctgggtctggtccagAACATGAGCGTCTTCCAGTGTCCAAACTGTCTCCATCAGACTCACGTGTTCGGTGCAGACGGAGCTCGCCGTCTCGCTGAGTCTCTGGACGTCGCGTTTCTAG GAGACGTCCCCCTGCACCTGAACATCAGAGAGACGTCAGACAGTGGACAGCCGGTGGTCGTCTCCGCTCCGGACAGCCCCGAG GCCGACGCGTACAGGAAGGTGGCGTCCGCCGTCGTCCAGAGACTGAAGGACGTCTCGTCTCCGTGA
- the dtd2 gene encoding D-aminoacyl-tRNA deacylase 2 isoform X1 has protein sequence MSDRSSAPAARTVLQQCVQATLQVRPAGDQSQAEFVQIDRGMVIYVCFFKGATDDLLPKMVSTLLNLRLCESPSGRMVSVLELPGSVLVVPQATLGGKSKGRSMQYHNNIGKEDGQRLYDAFVARCQQELEAGAGPGAEVTVKHGTYGNRQVLKLDTNGPYTHLMEF, from the exons atgtcGGACAGAAGCTCAGCTCCAGCCGCTCGGACTGTGCTGCAGCAGTGCGTCCAGGCCACACTCCAGGTGAGACCAGCAGGGGACCAATCACAGGCCGAGTTTGTCCAG ATCGACAGAGGGATGGTGATCTACGTCTGCTTCTTTAAAGGAGCCACCGACGACCTCCTGCCTAAGATGG TGTCCACGCTGCTGAACCTGCGTCTCTGTGAGTCTCCGTCTGGGCGGATGGTGTCGGTGCTGGAGCTGCCTGGCAGCGTCCTGGTCGTCCCCCAGGCCACGCTGGGGGGGAAGTCCAAGGGACGCTCCATGCAGTATCACAACAACATCGGGAAGGAGGACGGCCAGAGGCTCTACGACGCCTTCGTGGCCCGGTgtcagcaggagctggaggccgGAGCCGGACCCGGAGCAGAGGTGACGGTCAAACACGGGACGTATGGAAACAGGCAGGTTCTGAAGCTCGACACCAACGGACCCTACACACACCTGATGGAGTTCTGA
- the dtd2 gene encoding D-aminoacyl-tRNA deacylase 2 isoform X2 → MSDRSSAPAARTVLQQCVQATLQIDRGMVIYVCFFKGATDDLLPKMVSTLLNLRLCESPSGRMVSVLELPGSVLVVPQATLGGKSKGRSMQYHNNIGKEDGQRLYDAFVARCQQELEAGAGPGAEVTVKHGTYGNRQVLKLDTNGPYTHLMEF, encoded by the exons atgtcGGACAGAAGCTCAGCTCCAGCCGCTCGGACTGTGCTGCAGCAGTGCGTCCAGGCCACACTCCAG ATCGACAGAGGGATGGTGATCTACGTCTGCTTCTTTAAAGGAGCCACCGACGACCTCCTGCCTAAGATGG TGTCCACGCTGCTGAACCTGCGTCTCTGTGAGTCTCCGTCTGGGCGGATGGTGTCGGTGCTGGAGCTGCCTGGCAGCGTCCTGGTCGTCCCCCAGGCCACGCTGGGGGGGAAGTCCAAGGGACGCTCCATGCAGTATCACAACAACATCGGGAAGGAGGACGGCCAGAGGCTCTACGACGCCTTCGTGGCCCGGTgtcagcaggagctggaggccgGAGCCGGACCCGGAGCAGAGGTGACGGTCAAACACGGGACGTATGGAAACAGGCAGGTTCTGAAGCTCGACACCAACGGACCCTACACACACCTGATGGAGTTCTGA